The stretch of DNA AAATATCTACAATCGTGAATTTAATGGCTATTATTTTACTTTTAATCAGACGATCGGAACTACTCCATTAAATTTAATGGTTAAATATGACTGGTATGATCCTAACACATTTGTTAACGGTAAAGAAATTGGAGCTCAAAATAGTAATACCACAGAAGGAGATATTGCTTATTCAACCTGGGGATTGGGAGCCTATTTAAATCTCATGAAAGGGAACGCCCGTTTAGCCCTTTATTATGATATTGTCAAAAATGAAAGTACTTCAATAGCCAGCTATGCTAAAGATATCAAAGATGATGTATTAAACCTGCGCTTGCAGTTCAGATTTTAACTAACCCTGGAGTAAAGATTACTGTACAATAGCTATCCTCCTGATCTCCAAAAATCTTGCAGGATAGTTACTGGTTTTATAGGTCGTAATTTTTGTACACGCATAAAAAAATGATGATCTGAGAAATCACCATGCTGGCTGGCATCAGTAATCCACCCTCCCAAATTAGCAATGAAACTAGTTACAGCGGCTACAATTCCCGTTCTATCGGGACAAGAAAGTGTTAGTGTATAAAGACGTTTTTCAGAAACCATAAATATTATTGCAAATAGAATAACAAGATTGCATTTTTTATTTCAAAATATCAACAAAAACATTGTTTTATTAAAAATAATATCAAATATATAAACTCTCCAATTCTAACTATTTTTAAAGGCTATATTTCCTTTATTTTCTGTATATTTTTAAGAAAACAGATTGGCTATGGTTATGCTAAGAAATCTGACAAACTTCGTTTTTCTTGTGGCCTTCTTTTACTCATGTGGTAACGTATCTGAACACAATGCTACTGATGATAAAGGCAAATCTTTTTATGGAAAAGACGAATCCTTTTATGAAGGGATTGGAGTAGGTCCGATCAAGTCGGTCCAACTTTCAGATACATTAAATGAAGAATGGGTTAAGAAAGGGCAGACTATTTATCAGCAAAAGTGTATTGCTTGTCATAATCTCACTACCGAAAGGCTAATTGGACCGGGCTGGAAAGGCGTTACTTTGAGAAGAAGACCTGAATGGATAATGAACATGGTAATAAATCCGGATGAGATGGTAAGCAGTGATTTGATGGCGCAGCAAATGATGGAGGAATACAAAACTAAAATGCTTAACCAACACCTAAATGAAATAGATGCTAGGATGATATTGGAGTTTATGAGGAAAAATGATGAAGGGCTTTCCTCTTCAACAAAATAAGAAGGGCTCCAAAAACGGAGCCCTTTCTATTTTTAATCTCATTAAGAGGATTATTTCACTTCTTCGAAATCAACGTCTTTAACATCGCCGCTGTTGTTATCACCTGAAGATGACTGACCAGCATCCGGACCTGGTTGTGCACCTGCATCCTGAGTGGCTTTGTACATTTCTTCAGAAGCTGCATTCCAAGCATTTGTTAAAGCAGTTGAAGCGGCTTCGATTCCTGCAAAATCTTTAGCAGCATGAGCATCTTTCAATTGTTTCAATGCATCTTCAATTGCTGTTTTATTTCCTGCAGAAAGCTTATCTCCATACTCTTTCAACTGTTTTTCAGTTGAGAAGATCAATGAATCAGCTGCATTCAGCTTTTCGATTTCTTCTTTGGCTTTTTTATCTGCCTCAGCATTTGCTTCGGCTTCTTTTTTCATCTTTTCGATTTCAGCATCAGATAAACCTGAACTTGCTTCAATACGAATCTTTTGCTCTTTACCGGTAGCTTTATCTTTAGCTAATACATGCAAGATACCGTTAGCATCAATATCAAAAGCTACTTCAATCTGAGGAATACCACGTGGAGCAGGTGGAATACCATCTAAGTGGAAACGACCAATTGTGCGGTTTTGGTTAGCCATTGGGCGCTCACCTTGCAATACGTGAATTTCTACTGATGGCTGATTATCAGAAGCTGTTGAGAATACTTCACTACGTTTAGTAGGAATGGTTGTATTCGACTCAATTAAGCGAGTCATAACGCCACCCATTGTTTCAATACCTAATGAAAGTGGGGTTACATCCAATAATAATACATCTTTAACTTCACCAGTTAATACACCACCTTGAATTGCTGCACCGATCGCAACAACTTCATCAGGGTTAACACCTTTTGATGGAGCTTTACCGAAGAATGACTGAACAGCTTCTTGAATAGCAGGGATACGAGTAGAACCACCTACTAAAATCACTTCATCAATATCACCTACCGATAAACCGGCATTTTTCAATGCAGTTCTGCAAGGCTCAATCGTGCGTTTGATCAGAGAATCTGCCAATTGCTCAAATTTAGCACGACTTAAAGTACGCACTAAGTGTTTTGGCACGCCATCAACAGGCATAATGTATGGTAAGTTGATTTCGGTTGATGCTGCGCTTGACAACTCAATTTTAGCTTTTTCAGCAGCTTCTTTCAAACGCTGTAAAGCCATTGGGTCTTTGCGAAGATCTAAACCTTCATCATTTTTAAATTCTTCCGCCAACCAGTCGATAATAACTTGATCAAAGTCGTCACCACCTAAGTGAGTATCACCATCAGTAGATTTAACTTCGAATACGCCATCTCCTAATTCAAGAATTGAAACGTCATGTGTACCACCACCACAGTCGAACACTACGATTTTCATATCCTTGTGAGCTTTATCCATACCGTAAGCTAATGCAGCAGCAGTAGGCTCATTGATAATACGTTTAACTGTTAAGCCCGCAATCTCTCCTGCTTCTTTAGTAGCCTGACGTTGTGCATCATTAAAGTAAGCCGGTACAGTAATAACCGCTTCTGTAACTTCAGTACCTAAATAATCTTCAGCAGTTTTTTTCATTTTCTGAAGAATCATAGCTGAAATTTCCTGAGGAGTGTAAGTGCGGTCGTCGATTTGTACGCGTGGAGTGTTATTATCTCCTTTTACAACCGTATAAGGTACACGGGCAATCTCTTTATCAACCTCACCAAAGCTATTTCCCATGAAACGCTTAATAGAGTAAATCGTTTTCTTAGGGTTTGTGATAGCCTGACGCTTAGCAGGATCACCTACTTTACGCTCACCGTTCTCAACAAATGCAACAATTGAAGGAGTTGTTCTACGTCCCTCACTGTTTGGAATTACTACCGGTTCGTTACCTTCCATAACGGCAACGCATGAGTTGGTAGTTCCTAAGTCTATTCCTATAATTTTTGACATAATATATAATTCGTTTTATTGACAAACTACATTATCAAGGCTTATGCCAATAGCGACCTGACATTATTTATTGAAACTATGACAGTGATTATGGGTAATAAATTTCATGTCATGTAACCATCGTATGACAAAAAGACATAACCCTTCTTTCCTGAAATAAACACTTAACAATCAATTTTTATCAAATAATAATTAGGATTAGATTAATTTTATTAGTTTCGTCGCTGCCAAACCGCTCTCTTTAACCGGTTCAACTTTTTTAATTCTATAATTCATTACGCTAAATGAAGTTTAACTTCTATAAATCTTTTATTGCTCTTACATTGGGTTTATCAATCTTTTGCAGCACCTCCTGCGTAAACAAAAAAGAGATAGTTTACTTTCAACCCAAAGTCGGTGAAACAGAAATTGAACATCAACTTATAAAGCAAAAATTTAACGCTAAAATTCAATCTGGTGATATATTAGGCATAATGGTTAACAGTATTAGTGCTGAAGCTAATGCTATGTTTAACCCTTATGCTTCTGTACCCACAATGCAACAGGTTGCACAAACAACGGCACCATTGCCAGCAGTTGGCTACTTAACCGATAATAATGGCGAAATCACTATTCCTTTAGTTGGAAAAGTTAAAGTGACTGACTTAACTACACAAGAAGCAGCTGATGTTTTAACAGAGAAGTTGAATAAATATTTGGTTGAACCAACTGTAAACGTAAGAATACTAAATTTTAAAGTTTCAGTTCTGGGAGAAGTAAACCGGCCTGCTGTTTATACTGTGTCTAATGAAAGAATTACATTACCTGAAGCTATTGCATTAGCTGGTGATCTATCAATTTATGGACAACGTAAAAACATTATGGTTATTCGTGAAACGAATGGCGAACGAATATTTGCTCATGTAGATCTCACCAAACGTGATGTATTTAATTCTCCTTACTATTATCTACATCCAAATGATGTGATTTATATTGAACCAGGAACTGGCAAAATTACCTCCACAGACCGAACGTATCAATTAGCACCAATGATTATTAGTGCACTCTCATTATTGACCGTTATAATCACAACAATAGCCAAATAAACCATAACCAACCATTAAAGTAATTACTGCCTAACCCACAATGAGCACACCAAGTATAGATCCTTTCTTTTCTGAGCCGGATAAACTTACTGACTTTAACCTTAAAGCTACAGTATTAAAGTACGTTGCCTATTGGCAGTGGTTTACAATATCAATGATCGCCGCTCTGGGAGTAGCCTACTTCTTTATGAATACCCAAAATCCTGAGTATGCTATTCGGACAAGTATCATGATCAAGGATGAAAAAAAGGGACTGGGACAGGATGAGCTCATGAAACAGTTGGATATTTTTGGATCTAACAAGGTGGTTGAGAATGAAATTGAGGTGTTGAAATCATATACCTTAATGGAAAAGGTAATAAAGGATCTGAATCTTAATATTGTCTATAGTCACGTGGACGGATTAAGACAAGTTGATCTTTATAAACAAAGTCCAATTATCATTGATCTGATTCAACCCAACGACGCAATATACGCTGAACCCTTAGAAGTAAAGATTCTTAATAAAACAAGTGTCGAAGTAAATGAAAAGGAGTTTCCTTTAAATAAAATTATAAAAACTCAATATGGAATAATCAGGTTTACAACAACGGGATCAAATCCTGCTATTACCCATCTTACAGTTGCTGTTAAGCCATTAAACGCTCAGGTCGAAAAATACTTGTCAATAATAAATATAGAAGCTGCGAGTAAAATGTCTTCTGTATTAAACATTAGCTTAAGTACTCCCGTTCCTCAAAAAGGAAAAGATCTACTTAATAAACTTGTCGAGGAATACAACATAGCATCAATTGCTGATAAAAACGAGGTAGCCCGCATAACCCTTGATTTCATCGAAGAAAGATTAAAGCTAATTTCAGGAGATCTTAGTACCGTTGAAAAAAACGTTGAAGATTTTAAAACACGTGAAGGTATAACCGATATAAGTGCGGAGTCTAAGCTATTCTTAGAAAGCGTAAAAGAAAATGATGCACAACTAAATCAGGTCAAGATTCAACAAAGTGTTTTAAATAATATTGCTGATTATGTTCGAGGAAAGGCCAATGGTAGTAATACAGTTCCTGCAACATTGGGAATTTCAGACCCTAATCTGCTTAAAACTATTGAACAATTAAATGAACTGGAACTCAAACGTAAAAGTGCGGTAAAATTAGTTAGGTCTGACAATCCCATTATTATAGGCTATGATGAGCAAATTCAAAGTTTAAAACTTAGCCTGAAGGATATTCTGATTACATTAAACAATAGTTTAAATATTACTCGGGCAAAACTTGAGAATGAGAATGCTCGAATGGAAGCTGTTATTCGTACTGTTCCACGAAAAGAACGACAATTAGTTGATATTAGCCGACAACAAGCTATTAAAAATAATCTATACCTGTTTTTATTGCAAAAAAGGGAGGAGACTGCTCTTTCTTATGCATCAACGGTTCCGGACAGCCGTACTATTGATACAGCTAGAAGTAGCACAAAACCGGTAAAAATTATTAGCCGGAATATTTATTTACTATTTGCCTTATTAGGATTATTATTCCCAGTTGTTGTAATCTATATTATTGAGTTACTTAATGACAAAATAACAACACGTAAGGAGATCGAAAGGCAGACACAGGCTCCGATTATGGGAGAAATATCGTTAAGTGAGCAAAACTCACTCATAACCTCAAAAAATAATCGCTCAGTACTTGCAGAACAAACCAGAAGTCTGCGAACCAGCCTTTCATTTTTAGCACCTAAAACAAAGCTCAAGTCATTACTTTTTACCTCTAGTATAAGTGGTGAAGGAAAAAGCTTTGTATCATTAAATCTAGGAGCAAGTTTGAGTTTAGCAAATAAAAAGACTATCATTTTGGAATTAGACCTACGCAAACCTAAACTTCATAAATATCTTAACTTAAATAATAGTACCGGATTAAGTAATTATTTAGCTGGCTATACATCTCTTAATGAAATTATCCAGAAAGTACCTGGACATGATAACTATTTCATCATAACAGCCGGGCCATTGCCGCCTAATCCTGCTGAATTATTAATGTTTGGTAGTTTAACCGAGCTATTTATTCAATTACGAAAAGACTTTGATTACATCATCATTGATGCTCCTCCGATTGGATTAGTTACCGATGCTCAGATATTAGCAGAACAAGCGGACGCCACGCTTTTTGTGATTCGCCATAATTACACACCTAAACTTCAGTTAAAACGGTTAAATGAATTATTTAAGGAGAGACGTTTTAAGAATTTTGGGTTGGTATTCAACGCAATTAACGAAAGTGCCCGTTATGGATCTGAGTACGGATATGGGTATGGTTATGGAAATGGCTATTATATTGGCAACAATACAGTGGAGAGTAGGACAGAAAAGGTTAGAGCATAACGCTGTTAATCGTAGAATAAAATTGAAATGACTTCGACTTTATTATTAAAGGTTAATAAAAACCTGCTTAAAAGCTCGTTTGCCATAAACTCATTATGGGCAATAATGAGTCTGTTTGTTTCGAAAGGATTAAATTTTATTACGATTGCTTATGTAGCCAAAACGCTAGGTCCTAAGCAATTTGGTGAATTTAATGTCATTCAAACAACTGTCGGTCTGTTTGGAACAGTATCAGGCTTGGGGCTTGGCCTGGCTGCAACTAAATTAATAGCAGAATTTAAAGATGTTGATCAAAAAAAAGTAGGTGAAATAATTGGCTCACTATTCTTATTATCAAATCTCATTAGCGTATTTGTCTTTATTGTCTTTTTTATATCATCCACTTGGATTGCAGGTGGTTTATTAAACAATGAAAATCTTTCTATTTTACTTAAAATCACATCCTTTATTGTCGTGCTCGATGCGATGATTGGTGTCCAAAATGGCATTCTATCGGGTTTCGAATCATTTCGAGACATTACTTTTGTCAATACTATTGTAGGTTTGGTTGGTTCTCCATTGATGATAATTGGAACCCTCTACTTTGGATTAACAGGGTTAACTGTAATGCTATTAACCTCAAGAGTAATTAATGTTTGGATAAATAGCACCTATCTTAGAAAGAATTACAAAAACTTCAATATTACGGTTAAAACCCACCTAACAAAGGATAAATTAAAACCCATTTTTGGCATTAGCATACCCTCATTTTTAAGTAGTATGACTACAAGTCCTGTTAATTGGGTTAGCACTACAATTTTTGTTAATCAGCCTATGGGATTTAGTGCTTTAGGAATTTATAATGCGGCGAATCAGTTACGGCAGTTCGTTTTATTTCTACCTGATAGTGCAGGGAAAGTCTCAATTCCTGCTATGGCAAATGCATTCGGCAATGGCAACTTTTCAAAATTTAAATCCACAGTCTTAACTACCTTTTTATGGAATTTGGTTCTCTCATTAGGTCCAGCAGTAGTTATCTTCCTCTTTTCTGGAATATTTAAGAATTTCATAGGCAAAGAATATACAATTAGCACTAATCTTATAGTCATAATATTAGCAACAGGCGTATTGGTTGCCTTAAATAACGCTATTGGTTATATATTCATTTGCTCAAACCTTATCTGGTATGACTTTGTTCTTAGAATCTTTTGGGGGGTAACATTAATAGTTTTATTGCTTATATATGGTAGATACAATGGGGTTACTGGTTATGCAATCTCCATTCTTGGGGCTACTATAGTACATATGATTATACAAATTTTCTTATTAATAATAGGGGTTGGAAAGAAACTTCTTAAGAGTACAATCAGGTAATAAAAATTAATGAATACTATTGTAGGGCGGGTATTTCCCTTAATTATTACAGTTATAGCTGTTTTTTTGCTTAGGCCAATGGCGTTAGGATATGCATATACTCCTATCGGCTTAGCTCTACTTGTAATTGGAGCCATTTTACATACGGTCAATAATAAAACATTGCATATTACTCCCGAAAATAAATACGTATTGAAATGTATCTTATTTTCATTTCTTCCAGTATTAATAGTCGGGGTAATTTCAGGAAAAGTAAACCCGCTTCAAGATGTAGCCATCATTCTAATTAGTACCTTTTCATTTGCAATACAATTTTCCATAAAAGGTAACAGAAGGATTTTTATAACCATATTATCGCTGATATTCTCAGTTCTTATTGTTTCCGCATTAATTACCCTCATTGTAGGATACCCGGATAAATATCAACACCTTTTAAAATATGAAATCCCAATAAGAAGTAGATCAGATTTTACTTCAATTGAAATTTATTACCCTTTCTCCACAATTTATTCATTTTTCTGGACTGAGTTATTTGTCTTTCCTCGTTTTAATCTCTATTTTATTGAAGCGGGCATTACGTCAGGGTTCTTAGCTGCGTTGTTTGCAATTCATATATTGAGAAACAACAGCATTTATAAGTATATCATATTAGCTGTATTGATTTTAGGTGGATTTCTGACCTTTTCAACATCATTCGTTCCCGCGTTCGGAATCGCAATGCTGGTAAACTACATTTCCAAATCCACTCTTACTGTTCCGAAGGTTATTGTAATTACCGCTTTGGGAATAATCGTTTTTTGGTTATTCTCTCACATACCTTATATCGGATTAAATGACAAAAGTCAGACTCATGGTAGTTCATTTGATGACAGGGTTGACTATTATGCATTCAGTACAAAGAATATAAACCAATATGTTACACTTGTATCGTCCATTTTAATGATCTATTTCATTCAAAAAAGAAAGAAGCATAATCTTATATTCTTAAGCTTTTTTGCCCCCATTTTTTTTACAGGCTTAATAAATGTTGTATTCTTTAGCCCATTATACATCGCGTTCAGCTTTCTTGATATGGGAGTTATTCAAGTAAATAAAAGTAAACCTGTTTTTGAACTGTATTAATATGCCAAAAGTAAACATAATCACGCCCTTCCTTTCTAACGAGTTTAGTCGGCAGTTATCAACAAAATGGGATCAGGATTTTATGTTTTTTGAAAATGGACCTTCTGAAGAAAAATATGATTTAATTATCGTCTATGAAGGTCTGAATTCGGAAACTAGAATAAACTGTAATAAGGGAAATATAGTATTTATTTCAGGAGAACCACCAATGAGCAGAAGGTACACTAAAGGTTTCCTATCTCAATTCGACATGGTGATTTCATCACATCCTAACATTCAGCACCACAACAATATACATTCACAACAAAGTTTGCCGTGGCACTTTGGGTTAAATTTTAAAACACGTGAATATATTTATTCATTTGACGATCTGCAATCATTAGTACCACCACAGAAGACGAAAAAAATGTCCATTATCGCTTCAAGCAAGACAATGATGCCTGGACATAACAAAAGAGTAAAATTCATAGATAAACTAAAGGACGCATTTAGCGACTCGATTGATTTTTATGGAAAGGATACCAACCCTGTAAATGATAAAGCAGATGCCATTTTACCATATCAAATGAGTATATCTATCGAAAATTCAGCAATTAAAAACTATTGGACTGAAAAAATAGCTGATGTACTGCTTGGTTACTCTTTACCTATTTATCATGGATGCCAAAACATTAGAGATTACTTCAACGA from Solitalea canadensis DSM 3403 encodes:
- a CDS encoding ACT domain-containing protein; translation: MVSEKRLYTLTLSCPDRTGIVAAVTSFIANLGGWITDASQHGDFSDHHFFMRVQKLRPIKPVTILQDFWRSGG
- a CDS encoding c-type cytochrome, with the protein product MLRNLTNFVFLVAFFYSCGNVSEHNATDDKGKSFYGKDESFYEGIGVGPIKSVQLSDTLNEEWVKKGQTIYQQKCIACHNLTTERLIGPGWKGVTLRRRPEWIMNMVINPDEMVSSDLMAQQMMEEYKTKMLNQHLNEIDARMILEFMRKNDEGLSSSTK
- the dnaK gene encoding molecular chaperone DnaK, whose translation is MSKIIGIDLGTTNSCVAVMEGNEPVVIPNSEGRRTTPSIVAFVENGERKVGDPAKRQAITNPKKTIYSIKRFMGNSFGEVDKEIARVPYTVVKGDNNTPRVQIDDRTYTPQEISAMILQKMKKTAEDYLGTEVTEAVITVPAYFNDAQRQATKEAGEIAGLTVKRIINEPTAAALAYGMDKAHKDMKIVVFDCGGGTHDVSILELGDGVFEVKSTDGDTHLGGDDFDQVIIDWLAEEFKNDEGLDLRKDPMALQRLKEAAEKAKIELSSAASTEINLPYIMPVDGVPKHLVRTLSRAKFEQLADSLIKRTIEPCRTALKNAGLSVGDIDEVILVGGSTRIPAIQEAVQSFFGKAPSKGVNPDEVVAIGAAIQGGVLTGEVKDVLLLDVTPLSLGIETMGGVMTRLIESNTTIPTKRSEVFSTASDNQPSVEIHVLQGERPMANQNRTIGRFHLDGIPPAPRGIPQIEVAFDIDANGILHVLAKDKATGKEQKIRIEASSGLSDAEIEKMKKEAEANAEADKKAKEEIEKLNAADSLIFSTEKQLKEYGDKLSAGNKTAIEDALKQLKDAHAAKDFAGIEAASTALTNAWNAASEEMYKATQDAGAQPGPDAGQSSSGDNNSGDVKDVDFEEVK
- a CDS encoding polysaccharide biosynthesis/export family protein, producing the protein MKFNFYKSFIALTLGLSIFCSTSCVNKKEIVYFQPKVGETEIEHQLIKQKFNAKIQSGDILGIMVNSISAEANAMFNPYASVPTMQQVAQTTAPLPAVGYLTDNNGEITIPLVGKVKVTDLTTQEAADVLTEKLNKYLVEPTVNVRILNFKVSVLGEVNRPAVYTVSNERITLPEAIALAGDLSIYGQRKNIMVIRETNGERIFAHVDLTKRDVFNSPYYYLHPNDVIYIEPGTGKITSTDRTYQLAPMIISALSLLTVIITTIAK
- a CDS encoding GumC family protein codes for the protein MSTPSIDPFFSEPDKLTDFNLKATVLKYVAYWQWFTISMIAALGVAYFFMNTQNPEYAIRTSIMIKDEKKGLGQDELMKQLDIFGSNKVVENEIEVLKSYTLMEKVIKDLNLNIVYSHVDGLRQVDLYKQSPIIIDLIQPNDAIYAEPLEVKILNKTSVEVNEKEFPLNKIIKTQYGIIRFTTTGSNPAITHLTVAVKPLNAQVEKYLSIINIEAASKMSSVLNISLSTPVPQKGKDLLNKLVEEYNIASIADKNEVARITLDFIEERLKLISGDLSTVEKNVEDFKTREGITDISAESKLFLESVKENDAQLNQVKIQQSVLNNIADYVRGKANGSNTVPATLGISDPNLLKTIEQLNELELKRKSAVKLVRSDNPIIIGYDEQIQSLKLSLKDILITLNNSLNITRAKLENENARMEAVIRTVPRKERQLVDISRQQAIKNNLYLFLLQKREETALSYASTVPDSRTIDTARSSTKPVKIISRNIYLLFALLGLLFPVVVIYIIELLNDKITTRKEIERQTQAPIMGEISLSEQNSLITSKNNRSVLAEQTRSLRTSLSFLAPKTKLKSLLFTSSISGEGKSFVSLNLGASLSLANKKTIILELDLRKPKLHKYLNLNNSTGLSNYLAGYTSLNEIIQKVPGHDNYFIITAGPLPPNPAELLMFGSLTELFIQLRKDFDYIIIDAPPIGLVTDAQILAEQADATLFVIRHNYTPKLQLKRLNELFKERRFKNFGLVFNAINESARYGSEYGYGYGYGNGYYIGNNTVESRTEKVRA
- a CDS encoding oligosaccharide flippase family protein, whose protein sequence is MTSTLLLKVNKNLLKSSFAINSLWAIMSLFVSKGLNFITIAYVAKTLGPKQFGEFNVIQTTVGLFGTVSGLGLGLAATKLIAEFKDVDQKKVGEIIGSLFLLSNLISVFVFIVFFISSTWIAGGLLNNENLSILLKITSFIVVLDAMIGVQNGILSGFESFRDITFVNTIVGLVGSPLMIIGTLYFGLTGLTVMLLTSRVINVWINSTYLRKNYKNFNITVKTHLTKDKLKPIFGISIPSFLSSMTTSPVNWVSTTIFVNQPMGFSALGIYNAANQLRQFVLFLPDSAGKVSIPAMANAFGNGNFSKFKSTVLTTFLWNLVLSLGPAVVIFLFSGIFKNFIGKEYTISTNLIVIILATGVLVALNNAIGYIFICSNLIWYDFVLRIFWGVTLIVLLLIYGRYNGVTGYAISILGATIVHMIIQIFLLIIGVGKKLLKSTIR
- a CDS encoding glycosyltransferase family 10 domain-containing protein, which produces MPKVNIITPFLSNEFSRQLSTKWDQDFMFFENGPSEEKYDLIIVYEGLNSETRINCNKGNIVFISGEPPMSRRYTKGFLSQFDMVISSHPNIQHHNNIHSQQSLPWHFGLNFKTREYIYSFDDLQSLVPPQKTKKMSIIASSKTMMPGHNKRVKFIDKLKDAFSDSIDFYGKDTNPVNDKADAILPYQMSISIENSAIKNYWTEKIADVLLGYSLPIYHGCQNIRDYFNDKSLISLDINDAKKGIKQIENLLNNSDSIYNERLPFIIEARNLLLNKYNIYPSIIDFYTKNDLNQNTHEASIDLQPNHSFKYYKLSMNLLKLERFSNKWFV